The region ACAGGCAAATCTTTCGATTTTAAAAACCGGAAAAGCAAAAGCTGTTAAACTTTCTACACTGGAAGCTATATGTAAAGCACTCGATTGCCAACCGGGAGACATCCTGGAGTACGTAAAAGATTAAGATTTATGTGGAGTGGATCAAAAACGGATCATTCAAATCAATTATCAATAAAAGCACAAATTTCAAATAATAAACCCAGCATCAAACGCATTTATTTTTATATTCATACTCAAAAACTTCTGAAAGGGAGTTTTTTTGTTTCTAAAACCTTCAAAAATCTTATCTTTGCAAACGGAAAATAAAGACTCAAGA is a window of Candidatus Chryseobacterium colombiense DNA encoding:
- a CDS encoding helix-turn-helix transcriptional regulator, with the protein product MPIIINVDVMLAKRKMQSQELAEKIGITQANLSILKTGKAKAVKLSTLEAICKALDCQPGDILEYVKD